One window from the genome of Natrialba magadii ATCC 43099 encodes:
- a CDS encoding ABC transporter substrate-binding protein: MVHRRNILKGAAGVGLASLAGCLGGDNGGVDTRPIEIDFDDWPPEEYGDSLHAWNWYAEWNEWGAEAFAEEYDLNNFETEAYSTPADWFTNIEANPEGHDIDNVGLSTNWIHEANEQDMLEPIPVDEMPNVDVIDDYFDLHREEFWSDEGVGGVYGVPHSIVLGPVVVYNTNEIEDPTESIEILWDEEYADEMSIFAHQAGFFCELGALYTGQDPNDPDDFEEIQEVLEQQRDLVFNYGDEHETQMQLLMSGDAAIGTHTDGRAFRAMYDHDGDVDWFIPEEGSVISPNELAIPKHAPHPVVSTMFTDFMFRDESLEKMVETTVYRPPLENEEFTDGELGQAIRENWDDWGKTGDPEDFIDDLVITDDEMDRLHPNWPRSDEVIERYDEIWTAVTAG, translated from the coding sequence ATGGTACATCGACGCAACATACTCAAAGGTGCAGCAGGGGTTGGGTTAGCTAGCCTTGCCGGTTGCCTCGGCGGGGACAACGGCGGTGTAGACACTCGCCCGATCGAAATCGACTTCGACGACTGGCCGCCGGAGGAGTACGGCGACAGCCTTCACGCCTGGAACTGGTACGCCGAGTGGAACGAGTGGGGTGCCGAGGCGTTCGCCGAGGAGTACGACCTGAACAACTTCGAAACAGAGGCGTACTCGACGCCAGCGGACTGGTTCACGAACATCGAAGCGAACCCGGAGGGCCACGACATCGACAACGTCGGCCTCAGCACGAACTGGATCCACGAGGCGAACGAGCAGGATATGCTGGAACCGATTCCGGTCGACGAGATGCCGAACGTCGACGTCATCGACGACTATTTCGACCTCCACCGGGAGGAGTTCTGGAGCGACGAAGGAGTCGGCGGCGTGTACGGCGTTCCCCACTCGATCGTGCTCGGGCCGGTCGTGGTGTACAACACCAACGAAATCGAGGACCCCACGGAATCGATCGAGATCCTCTGGGATGAGGAGTATGCCGACGAGATGTCGATCTTCGCCCACCAAGCGGGGTTCTTCTGTGAACTCGGTGCCCTCTACACCGGCCAGGACCCGAACGACCCCGACGACTTCGAGGAGATACAGGAGGTACTCGAGCAACAGCGTGATCTCGTGTTCAACTACGGCGACGAACACGAAACGCAGATGCAGTTGCTCATGAGCGGCGATGCAGCCATCGGGACGCACACGGACGGTCGAGCGTTCAGGGCGATGTACGACCACGACGGCGACGTCGACTGGTTCATTCCCGAGGAGGGATCGGTTATCTCGCCGAACGAACTCGCGATTCCGAAACATGCCCCACACCCCGTCGTCAGCACCATGTTCACCGACTTCATGTTCCGAGATGAAAGTCTGGAGAAGATGGTCGAGACGACGGTGTACCGCCCACCGCTGGAAAACGAGGAGTTTACCGACGGCGAACTCGGCCAGGCGATTCGCGAGAACTGGGACGACTGGGGCAAAACCGGCGACCCGGAGGACTTCATCGATGATCTCGTGATCACCGATGACGAGATGGATCGCCTCCACCCCAACTGGCCCCGTTCGGACGAGGTTATCGAACGGTACGACGAGATCTGGACCGCGGTTACCGCGGGGTGA
- a CDS encoding ABC transporter permease, protein MATKTEQSTINEYSQSVLKYIRDRPRLRVLLLVGPTVGLLVAFVIVPVLIMLWYAFLTGLPPADYTLENFARIFDPLYLGIIWDTFLIATGTTIFTVALGYTLAYSMVRFSTKTTVLLLLVILPFWTNYIVRMYAWINILQADGVLNWALNSVGIVEGSQRFMFSHEAVLVGLIYVWLPLAVLPFYASIKTMDEDLIEAAKDLGAGPLKAFFTVTLPMTKNGIYAGLILVAVPAFGAFVTPALLGGTGSVMIGMVIDNQFNQAFNWNFGAALGVFLTLVVLASLLLAVLAGVEDKILKRPETEGET, encoded by the coding sequence ATGGCAACAAAAACCGAACAGTCGACGATAAACGAATACTCGCAGTCGGTCCTCAAGTACATCCGTGACCGACCACGGCTGCGAGTGTTGTTACTGGTGGGACCGACGGTCGGGCTCCTGGTGGCGTTCGTCATCGTCCCAGTGCTAATCATGCTCTGGTATGCGTTCCTCACTGGGCTGCCGCCGGCCGACTACACACTGGAGAACTTCGCCCGGATCTTCGATCCGCTCTACCTCGGGATCATCTGGGATACGTTCCTGATCGCCACGGGGACGACAATTTTCACCGTGGCGCTCGGCTACACGCTTGCGTACAGTATGGTCCGATTCTCCACAAAGACGACGGTACTGCTGTTGCTCGTCATTCTTCCGTTCTGGACCAACTACATCGTTCGCATGTATGCCTGGATCAACATCCTGCAAGCGGATGGTGTTCTCAACTGGGCGTTGAATAGCGTCGGCATCGTCGAGGGTTCCCAGCGATTCATGTTCTCGCATGAGGCTGTGCTCGTCGGACTGATATACGTCTGGCTGCCACTGGCGGTCCTGCCGTTCTACGCGTCGATAAAGACGATGGACGAGGACCTCATCGAAGCAGCGAAAGACCTCGGTGCCGGGCCGCTAAAGGCGTTCTTCACCGTCACGCTGCCGATGACAAAGAACGGTATCTACGCTGGCCTGATTCTGGTCGCTGTGCCGGCGTTCGGTGCGTTCGTTACCCCGGCACTGCTGGGTGGAACGGGATCGGTGATGATCGGTATGGTGATCGATAACCAGTTCAACCAGGCTTTCAACTGGAACTTCGGTGCGGCACTCGGTGTGTTCCTCACGCTCGTCGTGCTCGCATCACTGCTGCTCGCCGTACTCGCTGGTGTTGAAGACAAGATCCTGAAACGCCCCGAAACTGAAGGTGAGACATAA
- a CDS encoding ABC transporter permease, translated as MNINTVIGPVERFLEDHGKRVGFLILLPLFLFLWLPIIVVAFMSFADSVLVFPPENFTLEFYHIFLDNSQAWSAIFTSLQVSLVATPIAVALAIMYSYAFSKYDFPGKGVITVLIAFPLVVPLIVVGIALTLLFGMFGGTGSYWEVVIAHVVRILPFAALIILPSFLSFDTTLEEASKDLGANSITTFRRVTLPNILPGVIAGGLLAFTMSFNEFVYTYFVRGTGMETLPVYLWGRIEHTMSPEINVISIVFLAVALLMVAVAVLITDVERIAIR; from the coding sequence ATGAATATTAACACTGTGATCGGTCCAGTCGAACGGTTCCTCGAAGACCACGGGAAGCGGGTCGGATTCCTCATCTTGCTCCCGCTGTTCCTGTTCCTGTGGCTCCCGATCATCGTCGTTGCGTTCATGTCGTTTGCAGATAGTGTGTTGGTCTTCCCACCGGAGAATTTCACGCTCGAGTTCTACCATATCTTCCTCGATAACAGCCAGGCGTGGTCGGCGATCTTCACCTCGCTACAGGTGAGTCTCGTTGCGACGCCGATCGCCGTCGCGTTGGCGATCATGTACTCGTACGCGTTCTCCAAGTACGACTTCCCGGGGAAGGGCGTGATCACAGTCCTCATCGCCTTCCCACTGGTCGTTCCGCTGATCGTCGTCGGTATCGCACTGACACTGTTGTTCGGTATGTTCGGCGGCACCGGCTCGTACTGGGAGGTCGTTATCGCACACGTCGTTCGTATCCTGCCGTTCGCGGCGCTCATTATCCTCCCGTCGTTCCTCTCGTTCGATACGACACTGGAGGAAGCATCGAAGGATCTCGGAGCGAACTCGATTACGACGTTCCGTCGGGTGACACTGCCCAATATTCTGCCGGGGGTCATCGCCGGCGGCTTGCTCGCGTTTACGATGTCGTTCAACGAGTTCGTCTACACGTACTTCGTCCGCGGTACCGGTATGGAGACGCTTCCGGTGTACCTCTGGGGTCGAATCGAACACACCATGTCACCAGAAATCAACGTCATCAGTATTGTGTTCCTGGCGGTCGCATTGCTCATGGTTGCAGTGGCAGTCCTGATTACCGACGTCGAACGGATTGCGATCCGCTAG
- a CDS encoding ABC transporter ATP-binding protein, which translates to MSIVSIQDLRKEFGDVIAVEGANFDIEEGEFVSVLGPSGSGKSTILRMIAGFESPTSGSIEILGDDVVGMAPFEREVNMVFQDLALFPHLTVSENIRYGLQQRGVPKDEQQRRTTEMLEIVDLVGYDDRNIDQLSGGEQQRVALARALVNEPSVVLFDEPLASLDRKLRQRMQFELQQIQEETGITFLYVTHDQEVAMSVSDRMVVLNEGQIEQIGTPEEIYRDPESQFVAQFIGDLNSVYSEVVAMDDDAVEVQLNGRPIQVPVTETEDVAPDVETVDIGVRPQNVQLQQASSTGDGTAFEVGGTVRNRMYRGDNIAYIVDTEDEEFLVIEQQEHETGSEFSIGEDVYVQWKTDDCLIFPGKEAV; encoded by the coding sequence ATGTCAATTGTATCAATTCAAGACCTACGGAAGGAATTTGGCGACGTTATCGCCGTCGAGGGTGCCAACTTCGACATCGAAGAGGGTGAGTTCGTCTCTGTCCTGGGACCGAGCGGTTCAGGCAAGTCGACGATTCTTCGAATGATCGCCGGATTCGAGTCGCCGACGAGTGGTTCGATCGAGATTCTCGGAGATGATGTCGTCGGGATGGCACCGTTCGAACGTGAAGTGAACATGGTGTTCCAGGATCTGGCGCTGTTTCCCCACCTGACAGTTTCTGAGAACATCAGATACGGGCTGCAACAGCGAGGTGTCCCAAAGGACGAACAGCAGCGTCGAACCACGGAGATGCTCGAAATCGTCGACCTCGTGGGCTACGACGATCGAAATATCGACCAGTTGAGCGGCGGGGAGCAACAACGTGTTGCGCTCGCGAGGGCACTGGTCAACGAACCGAGTGTCGTGTTGTTCGACGAGCCGCTTGCCTCGCTCGACCGCAAACTCCGCCAGCGGATGCAGTTCGAACTCCAGCAGATCCAGGAGGAGACCGGCATTACGTTCCTGTACGTGACCCACGACCAGGAAGTGGCGATGTCGGTCTCCGACCGCATGGTCGTCCTGAACGAAGGACAAATCGAGCAGATCGGAACGCCCGAAGAGATCTACCGCGATCCAGAATCGCAGTTCGTTGCGCAGTTCATCGGCGACCTGAACTCGGTGTACTCAGAAGTTGTCGCAATGGACGACGATGCGGTCGAAGTGCAACTAAACGGGCGACCGATTCAGGTGCCAGTAACTGAAACGGAGGACGTCGCACCCGACGTCGAGACGGTCGACATCGGCGTTCGACCGCAGAACGTCCAGCTGCAGCAAGCCTCCTCGACTGGAGACGGAACCGCGTTCGAGGTGGGCGGGACAGTGAGAAATCGGATGTACCGTGGAGACAACATCGCATATATCGTCGACACGGAGGACGAAGAGTTCCTCGTGATTGAACAACAGGAACACGAGACAGGATCCGAGTTCAGTATCGGGGAGGATGTCTACGTGCAGTGGAAGACCGACGACTGTCTCATATTCCCTGGAAAGGAGGCTGTGTAG
- a CDS encoding ABC transporter substrate-binding protein — protein MVHRRNVLKGAGAISVAGMAGCLGGDDGEYTRPVEIDFDDWPPEEYGDSLHAWNWYGEWNEWGAENFAEEYDLSSYETEVYATPSDWFTNIQANPDNHGIDHVGLSTEWIHRVNQEDALEPIPVDELPNVDVADQYMDLHREHFGSDDGVGGVYAVPHAIVLGPVVVYNTNEIQDPPESIDILWDEEYADEISMMAHLSGFLCEAGALYTGQDPNDPDDFEEIREVLEQQRDLVFNYADEHETQMQLLMSGDASLGTHTDGRAFRAMYNHGADVDWFIPEEGTVVGPNEVAIPTGGPNPITSTMYTDYLFTDEGMEKLVETTVYRPPMENEAFTDGEFGDTIRDKWDDEWEKEGDAEDFIDDLVITEDELERSYDAWPRSDDVIERYDEIWTEITTG, from the coding sequence ATGGTACACCGACGGAACGTACTGAAAGGAGCTGGGGCGATCAGTGTCGCGGGTATGGCCGGTTGTCTCGGGGGAGACGATGGAGAGTATACGAGACCGGTGGAGATCGATTTCGACGACTGGCCACCGGAGGAGTACGGCGACAGCCTTCACGCCTGGAACTGGTACGGTGAGTGGAACGAGTGGGGGGCAGAGAATTTCGCCGAGGAGTACGATCTCAGCAGTTACGAGACAGAGGTGTACGCAACGCCATCGGACTGGTTTACGAATATCCAGGCAAATCCTGACAATCACGGGATTGATCACGTCGGACTCAGCACCGAGTGGATTCACCGCGTGAATCAAGAAGATGCCCTCGAGCCGATCCCGGTCGACGAGTTACCGAACGTCGACGTGGCCGACCAGTATATGGATCTCCACCGGGAACACTTCGGGAGCGACGACGGCGTCGGCGGCGTGTATGCCGTCCCGCATGCCATCGTGCTCGGTCCGGTCGTGGTGTACAATACGAACGAAATCCAGGACCCGCCGGAGTCGATCGACATCCTCTGGGACGAGGAGTACGCTGATGAAATTTCGATGATGGCACACCTCAGCGGCTTCCTCTGTGAAGCCGGAGCCCTCTATACCGGCCAGGATCCGAACGATCCGGACGACTTCGAAGAGATCCGGGAGGTACTCGAGCAACAGCGCGATCTCGTCTTCAACTACGCCGACGAACACGAAACACAGATGCAGTTGCTCATGAGCGGCGACGCGTCTCTCGGCACGCATACCGATGGCCGGGCGTTCAGGGCAATGTACAACCACGGCGCCGACGTCGACTGGTTTATCCCCGAGGAAGGGACCGTTGTCGGTCCAAACGAAGTCGCGATTCCGACAGGTGGTCCGAATCCAATCACGAGCACGATGTACACGGACTACCTGTTCACAGACGAGGGCATGGAGAAACTCGTCGAGACGACCGTCTATCGGCCGCCGATGGAGAACGAAGCGTTCACCGACGGCGAGTTCGGCGATACCATTCGCGACAAGTGGGACGACGAGTGGGAGAAAGAAGGCGATGCCGAGGACTTTATCGACGACCTCGTCATCACTGAAGACGAACTCGAGCGCTCCTATGATGCCTGGCCACGGTCGGACGACGTCATCGAACGGTACGATGAAATCTGGACGGAGATCACGACGGGCTAA
- a CDS encoding ABC transporter substrate-binding protein, whose translation MTNRRAILKTAGVLGTGCLAGCLGGDSDGESIRPVAIEEWPPESYNNELNTWNWYAEWNEWGTEAFAEEYDLDSYSTETYASPGDWFTNLQSNPENHGIDQIGAFSEWQYRAVEEDLLEPIPIDMMPNVEIPDQYLDVHREQFWSDDGAGGLYGIPHSIVISPIVMYNTEELQDPGESIDILWDEEFADEISMIAHQPAILCEAGALYTGQDPTDPDDFEEIQEVLEQQRDLVFTYADDHQTQMQLVMSGDATLGSHMDGRAFRAIYNHGGDVDWFIPEEGATWGTDTLVIPKNAPNPVTSTMYLDYLFSDEGMEQLIDTSLYRPPVANDEFTDGELGEIIRENWTDEWEKEGDAEDFIDDLVLTEETMDNLYHNWPRSDEVIERYDEIWTAVTAG comes from the coding sequence ATGACAAATAGACGCGCGATTCTCAAAACCGCAGGTGTGCTCGGGACAGGGTGTCTCGCAGGCTGTCTCGGTGGGGACAGCGACGGGGAGTCGATTCGCCCCGTTGCTATCGAGGAGTGGCCGCCAGAATCATACAACAACGAACTCAATACCTGGAACTGGTACGCCGAGTGGAACGAATGGGGGACCGAAGCGTTTGCCGAGGAGTACGATCTCGATAGCTACTCCACTGAGACATACGCGTCACCCGGTGATTGGTTTACCAATCTCCAGTCGAATCCGGAGAATCACGGAATCGATCAAATCGGTGCCTTCTCCGAATGGCAGTATCGGGCCGTTGAAGAGGACCTGTTAGAACCGATTCCTATCGATATGATGCCGAACGTAGAGATTCCCGACCAGTACCTCGACGTCCACCGGGAGCAGTTCTGGAGCGACGACGGTGCAGGTGGACTCTACGGTATCCCTCACTCAATCGTGATCAGCCCGATCGTCATGTACAACACGGAGGAATTGCAGGACCCAGGCGAATCGATCGACATCCTCTGGGACGAGGAGTTTGCCGACGAAATCTCCATGATCGCTCACCAACCAGCGATCCTCTGTGAGGCTGGTGCACTTTACACCGGTCAGGATCCGACCGATCCGGACGATTTCGAAGAGATTCAGGAGGTACTCGAACAACAGCGCGACCTCGTGTTCACCTACGCCGATGACCACCAGACACAGATGCAACTCGTGATGAGCGGTGATGCAACGCTCGGTTCACACATGGACGGCCGAGCGTTCAGGGCGATATACAACCATGGCGGTGACGTCGACTGGTTTATTCCGGAGGAGGGTGCGACCTGGGGGACGGATACGCTCGTTATCCCGAAAAACGCGCCAAACCCGGTTACGAGCACGATGTATCTGGACTACCTCTTCAGCGACGAAGGGATGGAGCAGCTGATCGACACGTCCCTGTATCGTCCACCGGTTGCCAACGACGAATTCACTGACGGTGAACTCGGAGAGATAATTCGCGAAAACTGGACCGACGAGTGGGAGAAAGAAGGCGATGCCGAGGACTTCATCGACGACCTCGTGTTGACAGAAGAAACAATGGACAATCTGTACCACAACTGGCCCCGTTCAGACGAAGTCATCGAGCGATACGACGAGATCTGGACGGCAGTTACCGCGGGATAA